From Spea bombifrons isolate aSpeBom1 chromosome 6, aSpeBom1.2.pri, whole genome shotgun sequence, a single genomic window includes:
- the RRP7A gene encoding ribosomal RNA-processing protein 7 homolog A: protein MAASTEVHAFAAPAGYSAIPVMFSEERKSFHCLYAKEHKVREQLDQTRPLNRTLFVINIPSYCTKICLSKIFSSCGTVESVEFQEKPGPSEKIQTVFSKYFNQKVSKGFKVAYIVFTNPSAIREFKILKFQKPYVLSENIQSLKTGVHKWIEVYETSLVDAAALQTHIDDFMKEYDEKVAEEEEKAKEEEGVPDEEGWVKVTRKGRRPGLARTEAVNIRMTEKEKKKRKQKELLNFYAWQHRDSKREHLAELRKKFEEDKQKIALMRAQRKFRPY from the exons ATGGCAGCGTCCACAGAGGTTCACGCGTTTGCAGCTCCTGCTGGATATTCTG CTATTCCAGTGATGTTTTCAGAAGAGAGGAAGAGTTTTCACTGCTTGTATGCTAAGGAACATAAAGTGAGGGAGCAGTTGGACCAAACCCGTCCTCTAAACCGTACCCTTTTTGTTATAAACATTCCATCTTATTGCACAAAG ATATGTTTATCCAAAATATTCAGTTCCTGTGGCACAGTGGAGTCAGTGGAGTTCCAGGAAAAACCAGGACCATCTGAGAAGATTCAAACAGTTTTTTCTAAATACTTTAATCAGAAAGTATCAAAG GGGTTTAAAGTTGCCTATATAGTGTTCACTAATCCATCTGCAATCCGAGAGTTTAAGATTCTAAAGTTCCAGAAACCATATGTGTTGTCTGAAAACATACAGTCCTTAAAAACCGGAGTCCACA AGTGGATAGAAGTTTATGAAACATCTCTTGTTGATGCAGCAGCTCTGCAAACTCATATAGATGACTTTATGAAAGAATATGACGAGAAGGTGGCCGAG GAAGAGGAAAAAGCAAAGGAAGAAGAGGGAGTTCCAGATGAGGAAGGATGGGTAAAGGTTACTAGAAAAGGACGTCGCCCTGGCTTGGCACGCACAGAGGCCGTAAACATTCGGATGACagagaaggaaaagaaaaagaggaaacaaAAAGAGCTTCTCAACTTCTACGCCTGGCAGCATCGTGACAGCAAAAGAGAGC ACCTTGCTGAGCTCCGTAAAAAATTTGAGGAAGATAAACAGAAGATTGCACTGATGCGGGCGCAGAGAAAGTTTCGTCCTTATTGA